A window from Peromyscus eremicus chromosome 5, PerEre_H2_v1, whole genome shotgun sequence encodes these proteins:
- the Cdhr2 gene encoding cadherin-related family member 2, giving the protein MAWLWLLCALLSASMLSVTANRPPVFGNNMSTAILPEDLPLGDVAFWLVATDSDNDILTYGITGSYAYFFSVTPDTGEVKLASPLDYETLYSFKITISVSDPHLQVRKEMQVFVDDRNDNAPVFQNSVFSTSISETLPVGSVVFSVLATDPDTGPGGLVKYYIEKVIPSTDDSKNLFHILDNGSIVLSDSLSYNNKSAFYQLELKACDSGDWWNNTITIQCSQPVFLSISVVDEPDLDPQFVREFYSASVAEDAALGTSVLKVEAVDGDKGINDHVTYSISNSTRSGWFSIGEDGVITVSAPLDREQLLDDNEEVQIQVTATEEKPNIYGQEAKASMWVTIRVTDVNDHKPEFYNCSLPTCTFSPQEAQVTFTGYVDEHTSARIPIDDLTMVAYDPDQGDNGTFLLSLEGPDAEAFNVSPERAAGYVSVQVVVRNSEMVDYEKTTVMLVQVVATDSVSKNYSVANVTIHLRDINDHRPTFSQSLYELTVPEHSPTGFVVTSSIKATDEDKGEWGRITYSLLSGNGEDLFEVDPNSGNVTVKNGTLLDREKQAVYYLTLQATDGGNQSTTTTLQITLLDINDNAPVVRGSYTVFVPEEGGNVSVTIQAYDDDQPDTNNSRLLFSLLPGPYSHNFSIDPNTGLLRNLEPLDREAIDPVLEGHIVLTVRVADCGMPPLSTDVNVTITVEDINDNLPVFNQSSYEFLVMEREPGEFVGTVKAWDADQTEANNRISFSLSGTGVNNFMIQGNVLGQGWAEGSLWLLPDVSLDYEAQKFFNLTVTAENPGPQGLNSTANVTVVVVDVNDEPPTLDAASLQSITVAENGSQHGLVAQVIAQDVDTDAVLTVELVNVICTKDNVDVGSVCHGWFSVLANGSVYINQSEAIDYEACHLVTLVVRAHDLATNPRFEAYSSNGNLPIIIEDKNDNAPYFLPDNQTFVIIPELVLPNQPVASVQARDEDSQHNGIIQFSILKSDFVSNNGASNPVQVFRITRSVEADLYTGNIVLVTNLDSTLQGTYQVTVQAQDQPIVGPALETQTTLNLFTVDQSYRVRLQFSTNKEDVGANVEEIKAALVQATRTAVYVVTIQNIDSTARAQVQSYLDAYFVFPNGSALTLNELNTMIRKDQDALRQLLQLGLVVVSSQEGQESDQPKLLTSVIIGLVVALLLVLVILTTALVCVRKSYHRKLRAMKAGKEARKTPEATTSPVAIPGTNMYNTERANPMLDLPTNDLGLESLPSSDLDYVSLNSLDKNAVDLDTDSKEIKKPLPHNSPELDPEPLSVVLSGRQVGTSGHQQKDLSFTNPSLDTTDL; this is encoded by the exons CTCATCTGCAGGTGCGGAAGGAAATGCAGGTGTTTGTGGATGACAGGAATGACAACGCACCCGTTTTCCAGAATTCTGTGTTTTCCACCAGCATCAGCGAG ACCCTGCCAGTCGGCTCTGTGGTGTTCTCGGTGCTGGCCACGGACCCGGACACCGGGCCAGGAGGTTTAGTGAAGTACTACATAGAGAAG GTCATCCCCAGCACCGATGACAGCAAGAATCTTTTTCACATCTTGGACAATGGCTCCATTGTGTTGAGTGACAGCCTCAGCTACAACAATAAGAGCGCCTTCTACCAGCTGGAGCTGAAGGCCTGC GATTCAGGTGACTGGTGGAATAACACCATAACCATCCAATGCTCCCAGCCAGTCTTCCTGTCCATCTCAGTGGTTGATGAGCCAGACCTGGACCCCCAGTTTGTCAGGGAGTTTTACTCAGCCTCCGTGGCTGAGGACGCGGCCTTG GGAACCTCGGTGCTGAAGGTGGAGGCGGTGGATGGCGACAAAGGCATCAATGACCATGTGACCTACAGCATCTCCA ACTCCACAAGGTCCGGCTGGTTCAGCATCGGGGAGGATGGGGTCATCACAGTCAGCGCCCCCCTGGACAGAGAGCAGCTGCTTGACGATAATGAAGAAGTGCAGATTCAGGTGACG GCCACTGAGGAGAAGCCTAACATCTACGGGCAAGAGGCCAAGGCGAGCATGTGGGTCACAATAAGAGTGACGGATGTGAATGACCACAAGCCAGAATTTTACAACTGCAGCCTCCCAACCTGCACCTTTAGCCCCCAAGAGGCCCAAGTCACCTTCACAGGCTACGTGGATGAGCATACCTCTGCCCGAATCCCCATCGATGACCTGACCATGGTGGCCTATGACCCAGACCAG GGCGACAATGGCACCTTCCTGCTGTCCTTGGAGGGCCCAGATGCTGAAGCCTTCAACGTGTCCCCAGAGCGAGCGGCAGGGTATGTCAGTGTGCAGGTGGTGGTGAGAAACTCGGAGATGGTGGACTACGAGAAGACAACGGTGATGTTGGTGCAG GTTGTGGCCACTGACTCAGTCAGCAAGAATTACTCTGTTGCCAATGTGACCATCCACCTTAGAGACATTAATGACCACAGGCCCACGTTTTCTCAGAGCTTGTATGAGCTCACTGTGCCAGAGCACAGTCCAACAGGTTTTGTGGTCACCAGCAGTATCAAG GCTACAGATGAAGATAAGGGCGAATGGGGTCGTATCACCTACAGTCTGCTTTCAGGAAATGG AGAAGACCTGTTTGAGGTAGATCCAAACTCAGGAAATGTGACGGTGAAAAATGGTACACTGCTGGACCGGGAGAAGCAGGCTGTGTACTACCTCACACTGCAGGCCACCGACGGTGGGAACCAGTCTACCACTACCACACTACAGATCACTCTGCTGGATATTAATGACAACGCACCTGTGGTCCGAGGCTCCTACACGGTCTTTGTGCCAGAGGAGGGTGGCAATGTCTCCGTGACCATCCAG GCTTATGATGATGACCAGCCAGACACTAACAACAGCCGCCTGCTCTTCAGCCTGCTGCCTGGGCCCTATAGCCACAACTTCTCCATAGACCCCAACACCGGGCTCCTCAGGAATCTGGAGCCCCTGGACCGTGAGGCCATTGACCCTGTGTTGGAGGGCCACATTGTACTAACTGTGCGTGTGGCTGACTGCGGCATGCCTCCCCTCAGCACTGACGTCAATGTCACCATCACTGTGGAG GACATCAATGACAACCTACCTGTATTCAACCAGTCCTCCTATGAATTCTTGGTGATGGAGAGGGAGCCAG GAGAGTTTGTGGGCACAGTGAAGGCCTGGGATGCTGACCAGACAGAAGCCAACAACCGCATCAGCTTCAGCCTGTCCGGGACTGGTGTCAACAACTTTATGATCCAGGGCAACGTGCTGGGTCAAGGGTGGGCCGAGGGGTCCCTCTGGCTGCTCCCTGATGTGAGCCTGGATTATGAAGCACAGAAATTCTTCAATCTGACAGTGACTGCTGAGAACCCAGGCCCCCAGGGCCTCAATTCCACAGCCAATGTCACTGTAGTTGTGGTGGACGTGAATGATGAGCCACCTACCCTGGATGCAGCCTCACTCCAGAGCATCACTGTGGCTGAGAATGGTTCCCAGCATGGCCTGGTGGCCCAGGTGATAGCCCAGGATGTGGATACTGATGCCGTGCTGACAGTAGAACTGGTGAATGTCATCTGCACCAAGGACAACGTTGACGTGGGCAGCGTGTGCCACGGCTGGTTCTCTGTGCTTGCCAACGGCTCGGTGTACATCAATCAGAGCGAGGCCATCGACTATGAGGCTTGCCACCTGGTGACGCTGGTTGTGCGGGCGCATGACCTCGCCACCAATCCCCGCTTTGAGGCGTACAGCAGCAATG GAAACCTCCCCATCATCATCGAGGACAAGAATGACAATGCTCCCTATTTTCTGCCTGACAACCAGACCTTtg TGATCATTCCAGAGCTCGTGTTACCCAACCAGCCCGTGGCTTCTGTCCAG GCCAGAGATGAGGACTCACAACACAATGGGATCATCCAGTTCTCCATCCTGAAATCGGATTTTGTCTCCAACAATGGGGCCTCCAACCCTGTCCAGGTCTTCCGGATTACCCGCTCAGTGGAAGCTGACCTATACACTGGCAACATCGT GCTGGTGACCAACCTTGATTCCACCCTCCAAGGCACATACCAGGTGACAGTTCAGGCTCAGGACCAGCCAATCGTGGGTCCTGCACTGGAAACCCAGACCACTCTGAAT CTCTTCACTGTGGACCAGAGTTACCGTGTGAGGCTACAGTTCTCCACCAACAAGGAGGATGTGGGTGCCAACGTGGAGGAGATTAAGGC GGCTCTTGTCCAGGCGACCAGGACCGCTGTCTATGTTGTGACGATACAGAACATAGACTCCACGGCTCG AGCCCAGGTCCAGTCCTACCTGGATGCCTACTTTGTCTTCCCCAATGGGTCAGCCCTGACACTTAACGAGCTGAATAC GATGATCCGGAAAGACCAGGATGCACTGAGGCAGCTGCTGCAACtggggctggtggtggtg agCTCCCAGGAGGGCCAGGAGTCTGACCAGCCGAAGCTGCTCACCAGTGTCATCATAGGACTGGTAGTGGCCTTGCTGCTGGTCCTCGTGATTCTGACCACGGCGCTCGTGTGTGTGCGGAAGAG CTACCACCGGAAGCTTCGAGCTATGAAGGCCGGCAAGGAGGCCCGGAAGACGCCAGAAGCAACGACTTCACCTGTTGCTATCCCTGGGACTAACATGTACAACACTGAGCG AGCCAACCCCATGCTGGACCTCCCCACCAATGATCTGGGATTGGAGAGTCTCCCCTCCAGTGACCTGGACTATGTCAG CCTCAACTCCCTAGACAAAAACGCTGTGGACTTGGACACGGACAGTAAGGAAATCAAG AAGCCGCTCCCACACAACTCGCCTGAACTGGACCCAGAGCCCCTGAGTGTAGTGCTCTCCGGAAGGCAGGTGGGCACAAGCGGACATCAGCAGAAGGATCTGTCCTTCACCAACCCTAGCCTGGACACCACAGATCTGTGA
- the Gprin1 gene encoding LOW QUALITY PROTEIN: G protein-regulated inducer of neurite outgrowth 1 (The sequence of the model RefSeq protein was modified relative to this genomic sequence to represent the inferred CDS: deleted 1 base in 1 codon) produces MVSTEDPDWLQLLQKNSSPPRPFCPPQDGSLGTGGPVMRDCCSSPKAIPASPRHTLDQSLDMDSRHSNASRAGEGASCSESPAGSLACPSPTCNPLPETVRVHGPLISGASETTLFGKPEPASPAEAAPTTPENRNLVFLEKMDSNSLKQADSTSTGKEEAGALRKEESMLTGKAEPTICGKGEPGTVGWMDCTTPRKEDSGSLGRVDPMCSSKVDTASPGGEDPDSLRKGEPVSSGKVDPRKEDPMHSRREQPGSTGKGDLVSLGKKDMEAPEKADPAPTKQTDPGLSGKLPPGSSSKTELVSSGTVAPGTKKVNPVCLGTVDPAAVGNTETLSSAKEDPSRFLGKIDPPSSGEGGPVSVRMTETVSTGQPAKTDPTSVNSTGPSGSVDPVSLGNVELVSPVKPELLSSGQAERVSLIKTETLSSGREDLKSSRRVDHTSVTGNIKTSQKGNPKSSGKTDPPSSSSGDAKSLGTWGSLSAEKAEAVTEGKGSPRSLEKTSPTASEKADSLAFSKVGSASQGKAETVPSEEVGATTLGKVVPTASGKLALVSPEKVDLMASERAEDIPEVKAPEKRNPVNSTRDSGSAEPKPGVKVVTQLPDATSPGKVEDPSLQKEQPQVSGKMDPSGKVDPTASAEPVSLGKADSASPSPRKAESQTSAETTPLSLEKAKSSFRQSDGTACSSAQPLGDARSSGALPEPQPSASTSQKDLAAAAAQKSPRAEGTAPPPGPRTRDNFTKAPSWDAGAPPPREDAGTQAGAQACVSVAVSPMSPQDGAGGPAFSFQAAPRAPSPSARPPSRRDAGLQVSLGAAETRSVATGPMTPQAAAPPAAPPVFPEVRVRPGSVLAAAMAPQEAAEPVREVSWDEKGMTWEVYGASMEVEVLGMAIQKHLERQIEEHGRQGAPAPPPAVRAGPGRAGSVRTAPAEGAAKRPPGLFRALLQSVRRPRCCSRAGPTAE; encoded by the exons ATGGTCAGTACTGAAGATCCAGACTGGCTCCAGCTGCTTCAGAAGAACTCCAGCCCCCCAAGACCCTTCTGC CCCCCACAGGATGGGAGCCTGGGCACTGGAGGCCCGGTCATGAGGGACTGCTGCTCTTCCCCAAAGGCTATCCCTGCATCCCCAAGGCATACCCTTGACCAAAGCCTAGACATGGACTCCAGACACAGCAATGCCAGTCGGGCTGGGGAAGGGGCATCCTGCTCTGAGAGCCCTGCTGGGAGCTTAGCCTGCCCCTCTCCTACCTGCAACCCTCTCCCAGAGACAGTGAGAGTGCATGGACCCTTGATCTCAGGAGCCTCTGAAACGACTCTGTTTGGAAAGCCAGAACCCGCCTCCCCAGCAGAAGCTGCTCCTACAACCCCGGAGAACAGAAATCTTGTGTTCTTGGAAAAGATGGATTCCAACTCCTTGAAGCAGGCAGATTCTACTTCCACCGGAAAAGAAGAGGCTGGGGCCTTGAGGAAGGAAGAGTCCATGTTGACGGGAAAGGCAGAGCCTACAATCTGTGGAAAGGGGGAGCCTGGGActgttggatggatggattgtACAACTCCAAGGAAGGAGGATTCTGGGTCCTTGGGAAGAGTAGATCCAATGTGCTCCAGCAAGGTGGATACAGCATCTCCAGGAGGGGAAGATCCTGACTCTTTAAGAAAAGGAGAGCCTGTATCCTCAGGCAAAGTAGATCCCAGAAAGGAGGACCCCATGCATTCCAGAAGAGAGCAGCCTGGATCTACAGGAAAGGGAGATCTTGTGTCTTTGGGGAAAAAAGATATGGAAGCCCCAGAAAAAGCAGATCCTGCACCCACAAAACAGACAGATCCTGGGTTATCGGGAAAGCTACCTCCAGGATCATCAAGCAAGACGGAACTTGTGTCTTCAGGAACAGTGGCTCCTGGGACCAAAAAGGTGAATCCTGTGTGCCTGGGGACGGTGGACCCTGCAGCTGTGGGAAATACAGAAACTTTGTCCTCAGCAAAAGAGGACCCTTCTCGGTTTCTTGGAAAGATAGACCCGCCGTCCTCAGGAGAGGGTGGGCCTGTGTCTGtgagaatgacagaaacagtATCCACTGGACAGCCAGCAAAGACAGATCCCACATCTGTGAACAGTACAGGACCTTCAGGCAGTGTGGACCCAGTTTCCTTAGGAAATGTGGAACTTGTCTCCCCAGTGAAACCAGAACTCCTGTCTTCTGGGCAGGCAGAACGTGTGTCATTGATAAAGACAGAAACCCTATCCTCAGGAAGAGAAGACCtaaagtcctctagaagagtggATCACACATCTGTCACAGGAAACATAAAAACATCTCAAAAAGGGAATCCCAAGTCTTCAGGAAAGACAGACCCCCCATCTTCAAGCTCAGGAGATGCCAAGTCTCTGGGGACATGGGGGTCCCTGTCTGCCGAGAAAGCTGAGGCAGTGACGGAGGGAAAAGGAAGCCCACGGTCCTTGGAAAAGacaagtcccacagcctcagagaagGCTGATTCCCTCGCTTTCAGCAAGGTGGGCTCTGCAAGCCAGGGAAAGGCAGAGACTGTTCCCTCTGAAGAAGTGGGCGCCACGACTTTAGGAAAAGTGGTCCCAACGGCTTCAGGAAAACTAGCTTTGGTGTCCCCAGAGAAGGTGGATCTCATGGCCTCGGAACGAGCAGAAGACATTCCAGAGGTGAAGGCTCCGGAGAAGAGGAATCCTGTGAACTCCACCAGGGACTCAGGGAGTGCTGAGCCCAAGCCTGGGGTCAAGGTGGTAACCCAGCTTCCGGATGCCACATCCCCGGGAAAGGTGGAGGATCCGTCTTTGCAAAAAGAGCAGCCACAGGTGTCTGGGAAGATGGACCCCTCGGGAAAAGTCGACCCCACTGCGTCTGCGGAGCCTGTGTCCCTGGGGAAGGCTGACTCCGCATCTCCATCTCCGAGAAAAGCAGAGTCTCAAACCTCGGCAGAGACTACCCCTCTGTCTCTGGAGAAGGCCAAGTCCTCTTTCAGGCAATCAGATGGTACAGCCTGCAGCTCAGCCCAGCCTCTGGGAGATGCCAGGAGCAGCGGGGCCCTGCCAGAGCCACAGCCCTCTGCCAGCACCAGCCAGAAAGACCTAGCGGCAGCTGCGGCTCAGAAGAGCCCCCGCGCGGAGGGCACAGCGCCCCCGCCAGGGCCACGGACTCGCGACAACTTCACCAAGGCGCCGTCGTGGGACGCGGGAGCGCCACCGCCCCGCGAGGACGCGGGCACGCAGGCCGGCGCCCAGGCCTGCGTCTCGGTGGCGGTGAGCCCCATGTCTCCGCAGGACGGCGCGGGCGGCCCGGCCTTCAGCTTCCAGGCGGCACCGCGCGCGCCCAGCCCCTCGGCCAGGCCGCCGTCGCGCCGGGACGCGGGCCTGCAGGTGTCGCTGGGAGCCGCCGAGACGCGCTCGGTGGCCACCGGCCCCATGACTCCGCAGGCCGCAGCGCCGCCCGCCGCGCCGCCCGTCTTCCCCGAGGTGCGGGTCCGGCCGGGCTCGGTGTTGGCAGCCGCCATGGCACCCCAGGAGGCGGCCGAGCCGGTGCGCGAAGTGAGCTGGGACGAGAAGGGCATGACGTGGGAGGTGTACGGTGCCTCCATGGAAGTGGAGGTGCTAGGCATGGCCATCCAGAAGCATCTGGAGCGCCAGATCGAGGAGCACGGCCGCCAAGGGGCGCCGGCGCCGCCGCCCGCCGTCCGCGCGGGCCCAGGCCGTGCAGGCTCCGTGCGCACCGCTCCTGCCGAGGGCGCCGCCAAGCGTCCGCCCGGCCTCTTCCGCGCGCTGCTGCAGAGTGTGCGGCGGCCGCGGTGCTGCTCGCGGGCGGGCCCCACCGCCGAGTGA